The genomic stretch TTTGAGTAGCTTCTCACCCCCAGCTGAATAAGTCGCCCAGCCAGGTGAATCTGCTCGTAGGCACTGAGATGTGAAATTGCACCCGGATGCAAAATGTCAAGGAAAAGCAAACGGTCTGCCTTTCACTGTAGCCGCCCTGCGATTTCGCCTGTTTAGCCTTGACCGTGTGAGAGTCTTACTTCCATTATTCTTTATTGTTTTCCCCGCCATTTTGTCTCTGtagttcttgtttttttttctctttttgaaATGTAACCCCTGCTATTCTGCTCTCACGTTCCTTCCCCAAAATGTGCGGCTCTTTCAGAGCGAGGCAAAGGCCGGCAGCGGCAGGCGATCCTGGGCGAGCATCCGTCCGCCTACAGCGACAACGGCTACGGTAGGCCGCCcccctcctctcccccccctccccccccgttcCTGCAGCTTTCCCCCAGCTCTGGCCGGCATGTCACGCAGATGAGGCTGGGAAGAAGAAGGAAGAGGGATGATTGTCATGGGGACAAAGTCGGCCGTGTAAACGCTGTGATTTATGTAGCGACGGGAGTGCAAGCACATCGCTGCAGAAAATGGAGTATAATTTTGTACCAGtgtcgtttttcttttttcctgctTGTAGGGGGAGCACTGCGGCTCACTGCCTCTCAGGTGACACGTGCATGTCCCTTTTCTCGTTTCagggccacactgccccctgctgcctcTCCCCAGCAATAACAGGTACAAAATCAGCTCCCATGACATACCTGAGTTGGTGGCCTACCCCCTGCCCCAGACCTCGTCCTACATCGGCCACTCATCCAGCTCCGTCGCCATGGTGAGCGGCCTGCACCCCACCAAAATGAACTGCACCCGCATCTTCAACCTCTTCTGCCTCTACGGCAACATCGAGAAGGTCAGGTGGCCACCGAAAACTCCTGCATGGGGCTGTTCTCGTCCGTGATCGCGGACCTGTTTTTCTGTCCTATGTTCCTAAGCGTGTGGCATACTCTCACAGGTCAAATTCATGAAGAGCGTGCCTGGCACAGCCCTGGTGGAGATGGGGGACGAGTACGCGGTCGACCGTGCCATCACACACCTCAACAGCATCAAGGTCTTCGGCAAACGGCTCAACGTCTGGTAAGTGACCCCATCCTTCCGTCTCTGTGGCCCCTTGAAAATTGATTCTAATCCTTACATCATGTGTGGAAGCAGAACTTCGAGCATTAAGAAGTGCTCCTTCATCATGtgcgtctgcatgtgtgtgtgtgtgtgtgtgaggcttTTAGCAGTTTAGTGTGTTGATTCCAGAAcgctgggggtcaaaggtcacaaagTCCCCTGCTGCCTGGGCTGTGAGCAACAGCTACTGCTAATTAAACTAGCGATGACAGCgatgctgtgtctgaatgtgctcTGTGAACCGCAAGCGACAAAAGGAGCCCAGCGAGCCccggttgggggggtgggggcggcattACAACTCTTTCTTCGCTTCGTTATGAAATGAAATGGTGGTAATGTGACCTTGGGACGGCGTGTTTCCCCCTGGGGTTAAAGCCAGCCTTCAGTGGTGCCCTCTGCAGGCGGAGGTGCCCCTTCTAGGTGCAGAAGGGGGTTGGGCTGCGCTCAGATCACACCCAGTGCTCCACATATGACCTCCCTCCCTCCATTAAACCCCCTGTGTTTTTACCTGCCCTGACGCTGCGTAATAACCCCCTTTGTTCCCGTTTCAATTGTTTTTCCTCCTGCTTCTGAACTGATCCCCACCTGCCCTCCCTCCTGTCACCTCCTCACCTGTCCCGCCACCTCCTGCAtcatcctactctcttacccACCTGTCACTTCACCCCTCACCACCATCGCTCTCTTCTCACCTCAACACctctccaaccccccccccccccacccccccagtgtGTCCAAGCAGCACGCCGTCATCCCCAGCCAGGTGTTTGAGCTGGAGGACGGCACCAGCAGCTACAAAGACTTCGCCATGACCCGCAACAACCGCTTCACCAGCGCCGGCCAGGCCTCCAAGAACATCATCCAGCCGCCGTCCTGCGTACTGCACTTCTACAACGTGCCCCCCTGTGTCACGGAGGAGGAACTGCAGCGGGTATGGAAACAAGGGAGGAGGTCACACGTTTGTGTGGGGTCAAGGGTCAGGGGTCACTGTGGAAGCATGGAATGGAAAATCAGGTGTTCCTCATTGTCAAGAACACAAAGGACGTGTTTGTGACCTTGGCAAGAACGGTGCCGCTGATTTACCTCCCAAGACCGAACTTAGCGCACAATAAATCATGGGGTTGTTCTTGTTTGGCGAGGATGCAACCGGTGAATCTTTTTTAttttgaatggggaaagaccgACATCCAGAGATTTGTACCTTCCTTcgtacttctgttcttagtattggaaaCTGGTCTTacgcaatggaagatgacagaAAAGAGTTAGGGTACATGAGAACACATGTATGGTCAAGTATGTATATTGAGAAACAGAGGGTTAAGGGTTTAGCCTAATTAGACTGTAATAAACCATcctgtaattaaattaaaagtctgtatttttcattcGGTCATATGTACTGTTATAATAATGTCATGTGacaataaatctttttttttctttagctaTGTACAGAACATGACGTACCAGGTTTCATCAAGTTCAAAGTGTTTGATGGCAAGCGTAAGTCCCTCCCACACACTTTTCCTACATACAAAAGCCATTAACGAGGTTTTATGGTCCTTTTTATGTCAATTATTTCTTGTGCTCCGTAACTGCGGGTTCTTCTGTCCATTATGCTGTTGATGGCTGGCACCCGGCAGTAATGCCGAAGTTTCCAGGACACCTGAATTCGGTGCCATGACTTGCCGAGGGTCGGGGGCTTGGGATACCCCTGTAGCCTCACATGGAGGAGGGGGCGGTCGCCTTTGAGCGAGCCGTGAGATGTGCTGACTGTGCTTTAGAGAGCTGCAGGCGCTCACTGGTCCTGTCTCCACCTCCTTGGCAGCCTCCTCCAAGACTATCTCAGGGttgctggagtttgacaccaaGACGCACGCGATCGAAGTGCTAACGGTACTCAACCACTACCAGATCCGAATACCAAGTGAGTATCCAAACTCACAAGCAGGTACCAAAGCATCATACGATTTCAGTTCTCTCTCATTCTCCATGGTCTTAATTCGCTCCTAGTTCCATCCTGCTCCCCTTCTACTTCCGTCATAGTCCCATCCTAGTCTTGTCATAGTCCCATCCTGTTGTCATCATAGTCCTATCCTAGTACCGTCATAGTCCTGCCATAGTGCCATCCTGGTCTTCACCTAGTCCCATCCTAGGCTCGCCATAATCCCATCCTGGTCCCCTCCTGGTCCCATCTTAGTCCCATCTTAGTCTTTCTAGTCCCATCTTAGTCTCAACCTAGTCCTGCATAGGTGgtcatggaagatggatggatggagaagcTTGTGAAAACTCAGGCATATATGTGTCCATACAATACTCATTTAGTAAATACTCAGTGGGACAGGTTGTAAATGAGAGGACAAGCTTGACCAGGTGTCACAGGGGAGTGAAGGTCTTCATGCCCCAAAAGGAATCTAGCATCTGAGGGCACGGAGGGTGATTTTGACACTATGGAGCACGAGGAGGTGGGCCGCTTGTGCTATTAGCAGCTCAATAGAGGGATTCGAGAAGCAAGCCAGCAACATGAGGAAAATCCTGGCTAAGAAACCAGCTTTAACTGGCTGTACTGttgttcagtctttattattttAGGACTTAATTATAGGAAGAGCCCAGGTAGATGACCCAAAGCAGAGGTCAGCATCAGCAGTCCTTGCCTTCATTTGAACACCAAAGTAATGTGATTTCACCTCTAATTAAAGTGAAGCATTGGGTCCTCTGGCGAGTCCCGTCTTCCTGGGTGACGTGAGTGACCCTGTGATCTTGTTCGTTCCAGATGGTTCCAACCCGTACACCCTGAAACTCTGCTTCTCCACCTCCTCACACCTCTAATGCCCGCGGTGGCGGCGGCGTGGGGGGTGGGCGGAGAGAGAGCGCCGGAACGAGGAATTGGCCAACGGTGCCCCAAGGAAAGAAAGGGGGAGGGTTAGGGAACCCGTCGCACCGTTTGACTCCTGATCCAACACCCTTTGAAAGAGACAGGAGTACATACACAGAGAAGTGCAGAACACTGGACGTCATCGTTTTCATGTCTGGGAAgactttcttttttcctttttgggtCTGAAGGTAAATCTGGGAAGGCGAAGAGGAGAACTGTGACTGTCGGAGAACGAACCGGCCCCCTTTGGCATCCCAGCAGCCCGTGGGGCTGGCCATCTTCAGGTCTTGCtcaaagcgccccccccccccatttctaaTTCATGCTGTTTCTCATGTTCGACTGGGACCTTCCACGCTGTCCATACTGCGACGTccacctgactgtgcaggggaAGTGCTGTCAGTCACTTGACATCTACGAAATCCTCAGAGCCCGGCGCGGGTAGCTAATGTAAAACCACTGGATGTACGATTGCCCGACGTGTTCGGTACTTCAGAAGAACAACATCTGTATAGCCTGTAATATGTAGATCACATTGTAATATATGTATGAGTATAGCACTTGAATAAGGTTGGGGAGGGGGCCATGTTGAACTTCAGTTTAAGACCTGGTGTCTTACCTTTTCCTTAAGGGGAGGATATTGGGGGGAGTTTCAGACACTGTGCTTGTACCACGTTTGCACATGAAGGTTCACGGTTTATGTAGCGGTCAGTGTTTCCCGGTGTGCAATATGTGGTGTGCCAccacatctgccccccccccacaatgtgagCATGACATCCATTAAACACTCTCCAGTCCCCGTCTTGCGGTTTGGGTTTCTGGTTATTTTAATGTGCCGCCAGTCCCCACTGCATCTGACTATAAACGATGCGAGTTTGACTCTTGACGGAACTGGGAGTTTCTAGCTGCATTGGTAGGTTGCGTCGTGCACAGTTAAATCAGCTAGTGGCTGGAATTGGTATTGCAGCCAGGTACGGCCGGCACCTGCCTCGTTACCACGGCTTGACGAATCCCTGGCCCTCGGGGTTATTTCAAGCAACCCAATTGAGCCAGACCACAGATTCAGAGAAATCCCTTTAGCTTCCGCCCTTGCCACAAGTGTCCCCGTACTGCAGCTTAACCCCTGGAGAGGCCTCTGTTTCCGGGCCCTTCCGCCTGTCGCTCCAAAGTGTTCTTGCATCCGTCCTGCCTGACAGGAGGCCTGCTGGAAACCATTCATGTCCCTCTTGTGTACCCGACTCCCGTCTGTCACCTCTGGCCCTCCTCTGCCATTTCCCCCACATCCTCCCCCCCAAGCACGGATAGGGGTCACAGTGCAGTGTGGGTCCGGCGTCGTGCCCCTATACGGCCCCTCTACACTGTTGGCCGCGTCTCTGAAACAgcaggaccaaatgtccccacaaagtgaCAAAAACCTTTCTTCTTGTCTTTCTCTTTCACATTGTGGGCACCATTGTTTCGGTCCCCAAAAGaggaactcaattttataattaTCCGTGAAGTAAAAACGCCAGAaggcttgtattttgtttgcttatttatggttaaggttagggctgggtggagggttaagggtgtcattgttgggattagggttttgcctacagaaatgaatggacggtccccacacaGATTTGAgtacaggggtgtgtgtgtatgtgtgtgtgtttcttcgtGTCTCTGCTGTTTCGGTTAACCAGCAcaatgcaggataaatttagGAACATGCTGATGCAGAATCTGTTTTGGGACACAAGAAGGTCCCTTATTCCATGCACACAGTGGTTCGAAATGTTCCACTTGTGTACCATCTGTTGATGGGGTGCAAACAGAGGGCACTCGtgactgtgtgggggggggtggtggtataCTAAATAAACTGCTTATTTTGCGTGATGGTGGTGTCCAGTAGTTGAGGAAAGATGCGTCACATTTAATTTTTGTTAAGTTATTACCTGAAATGTGCAGTCAGAGGAAATGTCCGCCATTCTTTATATCTGAGAGAGTCGCATGGGTCGTTTAATATTCTCCTTTTCGATGCTATCTAAAAGCCTTAAGAACGAGAGTATTGTGTTTGCTGTCGTGAGCGTCGAGGCCCCCGGATTGCGTCGTACAGACGTCAGGTGAGCTCCACCtttcccccccctccacattgaaGTCCCTGGGCGTCACTGGGAAGCCATCCTACGTCTCGGGGGCCTGAGGTCACCGATAGTGCATGTAGCGACTTTGCATGTGGGAGATGCTCCTACCTCCTTATTGGCCTGCCTCTGTCAGCATTTTCCGGGGATGAAacggagacagacagggagggaggaagTCCTCTGTGTCCTCGGTGGCGTAAAGTGAAGTGTTGCCTTTGATGTCGGAGAACGTGGGCAAGCAGTAAAATGGGACGGGGGGGGCGCTGGATACATTGGGGTTATTCCTGTGTAGCAGGTTTCTCACATGCTAGTATTTTCCTTTCATCTTTTTGATAAACTAGTGAGAACCTCATACCTTCCAGAAGCGTGGGACCTGCACTGTCACCTGTCCTGCTCATTCTCAGGCTTATGTACCCAATTAGGTAGTTCCTCAAGGCGAACATTGCTATCTGCAAAATGCCAGATCGCACCTTTCTCGCTGCCCCGAATAGAttgttttacattgtattttaTACGACGGCGTGATACCACAGGTGCACCTTTGTTAGATAATCTTAGTCCTTCTCAAGGAATAAAAGGGCGTGGCTTCCCATAAGGCCTTGCACCCACCGCGGCTGTTAGTGCATGTGGTTCGGTACAATGGTCCTAGCTGACTAAGTAATGTTATTATTTTTAGATTGACTTCTCTGCATTCCGCAAAAGGGAAATGTTCTTATGTGTTTTGTTAAAGACATCTGTGATAGCATGATCATGGGACATTGACATATCTTCTTATATCTACATTTGCCCTGTTAATCATGGTCTTGTGTCTTAGATTAAGCTGCTGGTTAATCTGGAGCGGTAAGTATAAACCAAGTTGAATTGTCTGTAATACATGCCGAATTAAATCTAAGACCTTTACatcatttaaatgtctgatgttgatgatgatgcAATGACTCGTGTTGGAAAGTGTGGTTTTcccgtgatttttttttttcttttgctatTTAAACATGATTGGGTAAATTTGGCTGGCTTAATGGGTGCCACATTGAAAAACCACGGGCGATACACAGTCCATTAATGTCAAGATTGCTGCCATCTTGTGTTTAAAAGTGGGCTTTCAGTATATTGTGTTCAACTacgtgtacagtacagtactgcgaCCTCCCATAACCATAATGGGGTCAGGCAGTTTGCCTTAGCGGCACTGTTTGCCAGGAACACGCGCCCTCCTCTCCTCTGCCAGGACGAGAGCGCCTGGCAGTGTCCCGTGCCGCTCCATGACTACGGCAGCTCTACTCCCAGCACATTGTCTGGGGAGGCTTTGTTCACTACATCCGGATGTTCAATAAAACATTGGACCACCAACAAGGTTGCCTGGGACTGGGAAGCTCGAGTCATTAATGATGCATAGTTCTGCTGATTTCTCATTCCTCTTCAGTTCTCCGTCTTAACTAAAGGCTTTGTCGGGGTGGGGAGCCGAATATACAGCGGTGTCATCAGGTGCCCCAGAGAAGCCATTGAAGACTCTGTGTGGCTCAGCCTTCCTCACTCCCCAGGATAAGTGCTTTTGGTTTCTTCTTGAAGAACTGGCCCTCACATGACAGCCTTGTTCTTCGGGAGGATTGGGGAGGTCACAGCTGTGGGAGACAGGCTCGTCTCTTGAGTGCCGGCGGGTTCATCGAGTGACACagatggctgcccccccccccccccccaaaggttcTCAACAGTCCCTGGACTCAAAGGCTCTTGGGTGACCCTGCACTAATTTTACCCCGTCTGGATCCCTGTCATCATGGGCTGCCTTGGGTTTTCGCCCCCCACCCTGGTCACCCACTTTATGCTGTGTGCACTTTTTTAAAATAGCTGATCGTGTCATACAGTTGGGGGTACGAGTTACACATTGATTAATGGAGTAAAATCATAATACTCTGGCATCATCCAGCTGTCCATGGAGTTTAGTTCATATTCATCAGTTTCAATTATGACTATTAATCAATATTAATCATCTTTATTATTGGCATGGATTAGAGCAGGACTGTTGTAAGCTATTTTCCTTAATTGGCTCATGAAGGGAGTTCATTTGGGGGCACTTGCCAGTCCAGTGAACGCAAATGATTAACCCCACGTCCCTGTCCGGAGCATCGTTATCTCCTTGCCCAAAATTCGCAACATTTTGAATGTCTTTTTGCCCGTTCTTCCCATTACTCTCTGGGGCTGCGTTTTGTCCATTTTCAGAGTTTCCCCGTGACACTTGGGCTGTGACGGGTAAGGAGAAGGTcagcctgtgctgcctgtttattTAACTTGTTATATCATAAGTGGAAAAAGTGAAATTTTGAGCACTTGTTTTCCGGACTCTCTGCCCAATGCAGTTCTGAAATTTGTGTGGGAGAGATATTTATGGATTTTAGAAGCAGGCCATCTGTTCCTGATACAGTCTGAATCGTGATTAATTAAGATAAACGTATCCATTCATCGCATGACTTCAGACAAGCTGTGTACATCTTAGTGCGTGTCACTGTCATTTAATACGGCAGGTCAGATCGCGCCCCAGTACCCGCCAGTCCAAGGACACCAAAATGTCATCTTAAATCCCAAGCTGTAAGTTGGCCTGACTTGCGCACGGTTTACCGACATCAACTCTGACATCAGATAGCTTTTATTAACCCAGGGGTTGGGTATTGGTATTTTAGGGAGAAGGCATCTATGGGATCCTTCCTTAGTGAACGAGGGCAGGCCTTCCACTGTCACTGAGCGTGCACGATTTGATTTATTGCAATATGTGCGACCCTTCAGTTGTGTAGGTGCTGCGGTATTGTGGTGAGGATAGTGCATGGAGGGGTCTCCCCAGTGGCATCCTGGATTTGATCACCGCTGTGTCACATTATACTGATGCAGCAAGTAGGCCCAGGGAGCGCAATTTGGCACTTGTTCTGTCAGGTGGATTCAACAGCCTCATGTCGCTCAGCTGTCAAATGGACGCCTACAGGGCTGTGGGTGGAATCGCGCGAATGGCGTGCTCCCCCGAGCGTGCTACTTCGCTCAACGTGGCCCGCGGAGCTGCGGAAGGGACGGCTGACAGCGCTGATACTGCTGAAGGTGTGCGCTAGTCCTCAGCCCTCCCGAGGTGATGTGAGCGTCATGCTCTGAAGAGAGGGTGGGATTATGATAGGATTAATGAGGGTAATGATTTCAAAAAGGGAAGCATATTTGAATGCAGAAATAAAGTGCATTTCTTATCCTACTTAAAAATCTGCTGGGGACTTGAGTTTCATAGAGAGAGTGGTGACTTGCATGCTAGGATCATTGTAACTAAAGACTTGATTTCAATGCGAGGTATTCTCCCAGTCTGGGAAACTATCCAGGCCTCTCTGCACTGGGCATATGACCGAGTTGCCTGCCACCTCTTTGTTGACGATCCACCCCACTGGTTGCCTGGGTCATGGCTCCGGATAACTGCATATGCCTCACGGGGTTGTGAGGAACAGAAATGGAGGCAGATGGGTCATCAGATCCAAGAAAAATGTGACAGAAGATGAGGGGATGGGCACAGTCATGGCTTTGACTATCGAGTATCAAGTTGCCCATTTTTGTCTAATAGTTATGAGGTAATAGTCAGATATTGTAATTTAGCATTCAACGGAAATGAGATTCTTGTTGGTGATGTATCACATTCAGGTTTGTATCTGTCACAAACCAACTATATACCGGATGACTTGCAGTGAAATATTTTATGACACTGTGACATAAAACACTACAGTGGGATACAAATGTAGCACAGTTAGACAGGGTTACATCAACTAAAGTAAAGCAAAGAAATAAAAGAAACCATCAAACTAAAAAATAAGAAATTCACATAAGAAAGTTTTTTTAAAAGATGtgcatgtgaggcatgaaaacaAGAACTGCATATAGATAGATAAGTTACACATAGGAATCTAACAGCGTGGGGAGGGAGAGTACAGATGTTATAAAATCCAGATGTGCATTTATAGTTGTATGTGCTGATAATGCAGCAGTACAATAGCGAGCAGAGGTAGTTCCTAGTaataaggtggtggtggtgatgttaTTTTTATAGCCGTCCATCTTTGCATTTAATTCAAATCTGATTCCATCTTCTGTGGTGCAGTAATTTCTGTGTTGTTTGTTCTGTGGCACCATACCTTCTGCATGTGGAGGTTTCCGCCAAGGAGCCGAGAGGTCGACTCATCCCAGCTCCCCATCGCCTCCTTCCTCCTGATAGGCTCGTTATAGAACTTCACCTCTTCACTGGTTATAGTGTCCTGCCTCCCTAATGATCCCTGCCTCCGGGCGTCCGAACCAAGGACGTTCACACGGTAGCTTACTTAAACTGGCACACAGGCACCGCCGGTTAGAAGCCGGTCACAAGTGTGTGTAGTCATGCCAAATCCCTTAATAATTCCACTCTTGAACGTACATGCGAATGATTAAAATGAAACTGAGGAAGCTGCCATCCCATTTTCATTCTCGCGAGGGTTTTCCACATCTGTAAAATGAGGATGTCGTATGAGTGTTATGGAAGCTTCTGGAGTGTCTGTCTGCTTCAGCCTTCGGGATAGCAGCTCTGTCACACCGAATGCCATGCGATGCTTTGCTAACAGCTTTTACCGTCTCCCCTGCTTATGACGTAATCAGACATACAACTACATCAGCCACGCTGAGCGTCAGTAGTCTATTTAATCAATATTACTCTTGGCCACATTGTAAATGAATCGTAACTGAGCGCCCCCACATCCTGATCTGGTCTGTCACCTCTGCAGATCTCGGCATGGTGCTGAACTCCCACATTTCTGTGTTCTTTTCACTCTATAATGAAGCTCTCCGCACATTATGGCTCTGATCAATACGTGAGATGGGGTAGGCTTAAATTCTGCCCGGTGTTAACAGTCTTAACAAGGACGTATCTCGTGGTGCGTGGAATGTTGGACCTACCACCAGATGTTTCTTTCACAGTCGGTAGCCCAGAATATGTTGACTTCAGCACTACGAGCTTGAACCCCAACCTGCTGAGGGAAGCCAGTGACTGCCTGTACTCCATTATTGATTTGTGGTATcaatgtatatttcagttacTTACTTTATTACTTCATGCACCCATGACCTGATTCCTGCTGGAAATAAACCAGTGAAAACA from Brienomyrus brachyistius isolate T26 chromosome 3, BBRACH_0.4, whole genome shotgun sequence encodes the following:
- the LOC125738908 gene encoding heterogeneous nuclear ribonucleoprotein L-like, which codes for MSLIEEYEEGEYERPPKRLKTAEVEEGEDLEEGEDSDSASAGVLGDEEEVSGPGTEKRGPWTSAKYASGRRDNGDESHRIAPSPVVHVRGLCESVVEADLVEALEKFGTICYVMMMPFKRQALVEFEGIESADKCVACGASEAVYIAGQQAFFNYSTSKRITRPTNSDNPNSGNKVLLLSIQNPLYPITTEVLYTVCNPIGSVLRIVIFKRNGIQAMVEFESVQSAQKAKAALNGADIYAGCCTLKIEYARPTRLNVIRNDNDSWDYTKPYLARRERGKGRQRQAILGEHPSAYSDNGYGPHCPLLPLPSNNRYKISSHDIPELVAYPLPQTSSYIGHSSSSVAMVSGLHPTKMNCTRIFNLFCLYGNIEKVKFMKSVPGTALVEMGDEYAVDRAITHLNSIKVFGKRLNVCVSKQHAVIPSQVFELEDGTSSYKDFAMTRNNRFTSAGQASKNIIQPPSCVLHFYNVPPCVTEEELQRLCTEHDVPGFIKFKVFDGKPSSKTISGLLEFDTKTHAIEVLTVLNHYQIRIPNGSNPYTLKLCFSTSSHL